The Paenibacillus macerans genome includes a window with the following:
- a CDS encoding ABC transporter substrate-binding protein translates to MSFTRNHIIRKRAVWWGLAILALMLALSGCGSNQSQGASDNTTKASNGTPSAENGNSSGNTAAGAVRTVKHAMGETKIEGTPKRVVVLTNEGTEALLALGVKPVGAVRSWTGDPWYAHIKDEMDGVEVVGEESQPNLELIAGLQPDLIIGNKMRQEKVYEQLNAIAPTVMSEDLRGNWMDNFKLYAEALGMTDKGDELLAAFEARIEDFKAKAGDKLKETVSVVRFMDGKTRVYHTNTFSGIIFEQLGIARNEMTKNAKDTFVDEITKERLSEADADRLFYFTYDIGDGKANQTELDWTNDPLWKNLNAVKNGKAYKVDDAIWNTAGGIKAANLMLDQLSEIYGLEK, encoded by the coding sequence ATGAGCTTTACTCGTAATCACATCATCCGAAAACGCGCCGTATGGTGGGGGCTCGCCATTTTGGCGCTCATGCTGGCGCTGAGCGGATGCGGAAGCAATCAAAGCCAAGGAGCTTCCGATAATACCACCAAAGCGTCAAACGGGACGCCTTCCGCGGAGAATGGTAACTCTAGCGGTAATACGGCCGCCGGCGCTGTCCGTACCGTTAAACATGCGATGGGAGAGACGAAAATAGAAGGTACGCCGAAGCGGGTCGTCGTTTTGACCAATGAAGGCACGGAAGCGCTGCTTGCTCTGGGAGTTAAACCGGTCGGCGCCGTCCGCTCCTGGACGGGGGACCCATGGTATGCGCATATTAAAGACGAGATGGACGGGGTTGAAGTAGTTGGCGAGGAGAGCCAGCCGAATCTGGAATTGATCGCCGGACTGCAGCCTGATTTGATCATCGGGAACAAGATGCGCCAGGAGAAAGTTTACGAGCAACTAAATGCGATCGCGCCTACGGTGATGTCCGAAGACCTGCGCGGCAACTGGATGGACAACTTCAAGCTGTACGCCGAAGCGCTTGGAATGACCGACAAAGGCGACGAACTGCTGGCCGCCTTCGAAGCGCGGATCGAAGACTTTAAAGCCAAAGCCGGCGATAAGCTGAAAGAAACGGTATCAGTGGTCCGGTTCATGGACGGCAAAACCCGCGTATATCACACGAACACGTTCTCCGGAATTATTTTTGAGCAGCTTGGCATCGCCAGAAATGAAATGACGAAAAACGCCAAAGATACGTTCGTCGATGAAATTACGAAAGAACGGTTGTCCGAAGCGGACGCCGACCGGTTGTTCTACTTTACTTATGACATAGGCGACGGCAAAGCCAACCAGACCGAACTGGACTGGACGAACGATCCGCTGTGGAAAAACCTGAACGCGGTGAAAAACGGCAAAGCCTATAAAGTGGACGACGCCATCTGGAATACTGCCGGCGGCATCAAAGCGGCAAATCTGATGCTTGACCAGCTGTCCGAGATATACGGGCTTGAAAAGTAA
- a CDS encoding YitT family protein, producing the protein MNLNQYVPIIPKPVKAALKPAQEVGIILVSALLVAAGLNLFLIPHKLLSGGLTGVASFIGYFTDWNISILYFLLNVPLIAWGWKAVGRRYIILSCISVASTTWFMAIIPQIQVTNDPILGAVCGGIISAAGIGFSLRVGGSTGGFDILGSIVTRKHDVAMGNILFLLNGIVIVALGFLQSWDLALYSMLSTFVKGKVVDMIHVGHIKVTCFIITKQKEKMLCRLRQLHHGITCIHSEGGYSEEKNYMLMTVTTRYELAAVRKAVAETDPQAFMNVVQSTEILGRFARTAK; encoded by the coding sequence ATGAACCTGAATCAATATGTTCCGATCATCCCCAAACCGGTCAAAGCCGCCTTAAAACCGGCTCAGGAAGTGGGAATCATCCTCGTTTCCGCGCTGCTCGTCGCCGCCGGGCTTAATTTGTTTCTGATCCCCCACAAGCTGCTGTCCGGCGGGCTGACAGGGGTTGCCTCCTTTATCGGTTATTTTACGGACTGGAATATATCGATTCTGTACTTTCTGCTGAATGTCCCTCTTATCGCCTGGGGCTGGAAAGCGGTCGGGCGGCGGTACATCATTTTAAGCTGTATTTCCGTCGCGAGCACGACGTGGTTTATGGCGATCATCCCGCAGATCCAGGTGACCAACGACCCGATTCTCGGCGCCGTGTGCGGCGGGATCATCTCGGCGGCGGGCATCGGCTTTTCGCTGCGCGTAGGCGGCTCGACCGGCGGCTTCGATATTCTCGGATCGATCGTTACCCGTAAACATGACGTGGCCATGGGCAACATTTTGTTCCTCTTGAACGGCATCGTGATCGTGGCGCTCGGATTTCTGCAGAGCTGGGACCTGGCCCTCTACTCCATGCTGTCGACCTTCGTCAAAGGCAAGGTCGTCGACATGATCCATGTCGGACATATCAAGGTGACCTGCTTTATCATCACCAAGCAAAAAGAGAAAATGCTTTGCCGCTTGCGCCAGCTGCATCACGGCATCACGTGCATCCACTCGGAGGGCGGGTACAGTGAAGAGAAAAATTATATGCTCATGACGGTAACGACGCGATACGAACTGGCCGCCGTCCGCAAAGCGGTGGCCGAAACCGACCCGCAGGCATTCATGAACGTGGTGCAGTCCACGGAAATCTTGGGGAGGTTCGCCCGGACGGCGAAATAA
- a CDS encoding FecCD family ABC transporter permease, producing MKGFGLLISLFALAAALVCSISFGVTDIPFGTVWESFVRPNGSNEHLLIQTARVPRAFIAAAVGACLAVAGALMQVVTRNPIASPSTLGVNSGAAFFIILATGWLGISGMQPLTWVALTGAALSGMVVFLLGSIGRDGMTPLKITLAGASMAAFFYSLTQGLMLSDGKMFDQVLVWLVGSVAGRGMDQLVAVLPYMGAGMVIALLLSGQLNILAMGDTVAQGLGQRTGRIKTLATAAVILLAGGSVAVAGPIAFVGIIIPHIVRYFIGADYRWILPYCALFGALLLVSADIGSRYIAMPKEVPVGVMTALLGVPFFVYIARKGVKN from the coding sequence ATGAAAGGTTTCGGCTTATTGATTTCGCTATTTGCCCTGGCCGCAGCCCTCGTTTGCAGCATCAGCTTCGGCGTGACGGACATCCCTTTCGGTACCGTGTGGGAATCGTTTGTCCGCCCAAACGGCAGCAACGAGCATCTGCTCATTCAGACGGCCCGGGTACCGCGGGCCTTTATCGCCGCCGCTGTCGGCGCTTGCCTCGCGGTTGCGGGAGCGCTGATGCAGGTCGTCACCCGCAACCCGATCGCTTCGCCGAGCACGCTTGGCGTTAACTCCGGCGCGGCCTTCTTCATTATCCTGGCGACCGGGTGGCTGGGCATATCGGGCATGCAGCCCCTTACCTGGGTTGCTTTGACCGGAGCGGCCTTAAGCGGAATGGTCGTGTTTTTGCTCGGAAGCATCGGACGTGACGGCATGACGCCGCTCAAAATCACGCTTGCCGGCGCTTCGATGGCCGCTTTTTTCTACTCGCTCACGCAGGGACTGATGCTCTCCGACGGCAAAATGTTCGATCAGGTGCTCGTCTGGCTGGTCGGATCCGTTGCGGGACGGGGAATGGACCAACTCGTTGCCGTTCTTCCTTATATGGGGGCCGGGATGGTTATCGCTCTCCTTCTGTCCGGACAGCTGAATATCCTGGCAATGGGAGATACCGTAGCGCAAGGGCTCGGGCAACGCACGGGCCGAATTAAAACTTTGGCTACGGCGGCCGTGATTCTGCTCGCCGGAGGGTCGGTTGCGGTAGCCGGTCCGATCGCGTTTGTCGGGATCATTATCCCGCATATCGTCCGCTATTTCATAGGCGCGGATTACCGCTGGATCTTGCCTTACTGCGCCTTGTTCGGGGCCTTGCTCTTGGTGTCGGCCGACATCGGCTCAAGGTACATCGCCATGCCCAAGGAAGTTCCGGTCGGGGTCATGACCGCGCTGCTCGGAGTACCGTTTTTCGTATATATCGCAAGAAAAGGGGTGAAAAACTGA